The sequence CAtggagctgggactggggctttagagcaggagcaggctggggctggagcaggagcagaactAGACACAACATAGCAGGGACAGGACCAAGCGCAACTGCAGCCAAGGAGCATGTTGAGCAGCCAGTGCTCTGTTATTGCTGCTGATCTTATAAACCAGACTGCTGGCCCTGTGGCCAGTCAGACCCTGCGATCAATCAGGCAGCTCCAGGCCAGGGCAGCTGGGCCTGCTAGTTGCCAGGCAACGAAGTTAGTTGGAGAGCAGGCCAGTGGCTGCTCCTAGCTGACCTGACCCCTGTGAGTAGCCCACTTTCAGGGGCACCTTCCAGGAGCCCTAGAACCAGGATTCTTGGGGTCTGCCCTGAGAAAGTACGCAGAAGGCCCGGGTCATGGCCATGTTCCGTGGGATCCCATGAACGCACAGAACTCTCTCTGTTtcctttaacaaagagaaggtaagGGGTGACTTGCTTATAGTCTGTAAGTATCACATATTTCATAATGGGATCTTCAGTCTAACTGActggtataacatgatccaatagctgaaagttgaagcaagacacattcagactggaaataagccgTACATTTCTGACAGTGAGGTAATTAACcattttggaacaatttaccaaggtcctggtggattctcaagatgggatgttttgttaaatgatctgctctaggaatcccccaccccctcaaaaaatcTTTTCTATACTTCTGCCACCCACACCCACCAACTTTCctggttcactcccaggctcctcccagcaagtacttccctctccctcactcCTCCGTTAcccgactcccccaagcctttgcaccgcttctgaggggtgcgggaaatacaTTTCTATATTGTATTTTACATGAATTATTACTCaatgttctgtattaatatgcctagtaaggaatcttttttgctgtctgtattgttacagacatacttgctgacaagtattttgaaataaattagcaaaataattgaaactagtgtgattatactgtgttattttgacaaacaaattatgcagaattttaaaatattgttcacTGTATTCCtaagtgcagaattcccccagcagtaaTGGGAAACTCGAATGCAACAACTTCTTTAATAGCAAAGAAACACCTGGTTAGACAGACCTTTGTTACACATTAGGGACGTAGTTCTTCAtcacatttctatttaaaatagacAGCATGAGCAGTTCCTGAGTCTTCTTTCAATAACACAGACCGGGCTGTCCTGACCCACTCCTCAGCCCAATCCATACTGAGACAGGACTGCAAATCCCACTCTAGATGTTACCCAAGAGTCACCTGTTGGCTGGCACCCAGATAGGTGTGGGGGGAAGTTCCTGGCTGAGTCCCATCTAGATGCGTGAGGgagtcgtgtgtgtgtgagagtctTGGCTGCATCCCAGCTAGATGCGTGAGTGAGTTGGGacggagacagagagagacatggCTGGATCCCACCTACATGGGGGGGACAGCTCCCTAATGGAGAAGGCTGTGACCATCTGCTCTAAATTCCCTCTACCTGTCTACTCTTCCCCACGCTGCTCAACCAagtccccttccctgcccccggcAGTCTCTGCTTGGCCTCATGGGGACAGGACCACTCCCTGGTCTCCATCTGCTGGTGCTGTGTCAGGCCCATGGGCTGCCAGAAGCCCCTCAGGCCCTGGCGGTGGCAGAGGGGCACTGGTGTGAGGACCTGGTGCCGGGTGAGGTTGGCCAATCAAGCAAAGCGCTTGCCCCAgtcagcacagctgtactgctgctcTTAGCTGTGAATGCACCAATGTGATATCAAGGAGGCCCATGTAAAGCTCTTACCGCAGTCAGTGCATTGGAATGGCCTTTCCTCAGTGTGAGTGCACTGGTGCTTGGTCAGTGCACTCGTTTTGCTGAAGTTCTTGCCAGAATCGTCACAGTGGTGCAGCCACTCCCTGGTGTGTGCACTGGTGTCTTCTCAGGTGTGAAATCTGTACAAAGCCCTTGCCACAGTCAGCACAGTGAtgcggccgctccccggtgtgcgtgAACTGATGTACTCTCAGGTGTGAAATCTGTATAAAGCCCTTGCCACAGTCAGCACAGTGAtgcggccgctccccggtgtgcgtgCGTTGATGTACTCTCAGGTGTGAAATCTGTACAAAGCCCTTGCCGCAGTTAGCACAGCGGtgcggccgctccccggtgtgcgtgCGCTGGTGTGCTCTCAGGTGGGCAATCTGTGCAAAGCCCTTCCCGCAGTCAGCACAGCGGtgcggccgctccccggtgtgtgTGCGCTGGTGTCTTCTCAGGTGTGAGCTCTCTGCAAAGCCCTTGCCACAGTCAGCACAGCGGTGCGACTGCTTCCCGGTGTGTGTGCGCTGTTGTCTTTTCAGCTTTGAGCTCTCTGCAAAGCCCTTGCTGCAGTCAGCACAGTGGTGCGGCCGCTCCTTAGTGTGTGCGCGCTGGTGTGCTCTCAGGTGTGCAATCTGTGCAAAGCCCTTGCCACAGTCAGCACAGCGATgtggccgctccccggtgtgtgTGCGCTGATGTACTCTCAGGTGTGAAATCTGTGCAAAGCCCTTGCCACAGTCAGCACAGCGGTGCGGCCGCTCTCCTGTGTGTGTGCGCTGGTGTGTTCTCAGGTGTGAGCTCCGTCCAAAGCCCTTGCCACAGTCAGCACAGCGGTgtggccgctccccggtgtgcaTGGGCTGGTGAAGGGTCAGCGTCTTGGCACTGCTGAATACCTTACCACAGTCAGCACAGTGGTATGACCACTCCCCGGTGTGTGCGCGCTGATGGGTTCTCAGGCTTGAGTTCCGTGCAAAGCTCTTGCCGCAGTCAGCACAGTGGTATGAccgctccccggtgtgcgtgCGCTGGTGTGTTCTCAGGCTTGAGTTCCGTGCAAAGCTCTTGCCGCAGTCAGCACAATGGTAGGGCCGCTCCCCAGTGTGTATGCGCCGGTGTCTTCTCAGGGTTGAGCTTTCTGCAAAGTTCTTGCCGCAGTCACCACAGTGGtacggccgctccccggtgtgcgtgCGCTGGTGTATTCTTAGGTTTGAGCTCCGTGCAAAGCCCTTGCCGCAGTCAGTGCAGCAGTAGAGCCGCTCCTTGGTGTGCGTACGCCGGTGTATTCTCAGGATTGAGAACTGTCTGAAGCTCCTGCCACAGTCAGCGCAGCGATGCATCTCCCCCGCGTGTGTTCGCTGGTGCTGGGTCAGTGCGGAGGAGTTGCTGAACCTCTTGCCACAATTGATGCAGCGGTGGGGGCGCTGGCCCATGGGGAGTCTCTGGTGTGCAGCCAGGTCCAGTCTCTGGCTGAGTTTACCCCGGGGATGGACTGTGTCCTGTGCACAGATCCCTCTGTGGGATGTGGGATCCTTTCCTGCTGCGCTCTCCCCACATTCAGACTGTGTCCTCGTTCCTCCCGGGATCCTGAGTCCTGCTGGAGAGAGCAGAGACAATCCTGGTGTTAGCTCACAGTTAAGGCTATGAAAAAATGTCCCAGATGGAACAATTTCCCCATTTGTCAGTGACTGTTTTTGGGATGGGTGCCTCACCCTGcaatggcagctcctgtcccacagggctggacCAAACACCTCGCTCCGGGCACTGAGACCTGGCCTGCAGGGTTACAGTCACACTCAGATTTGCCACCGCCCCCAGTCATGATGGTGGGGGAAACGGGCCAAACTTCAGTGAATGGCTTTGCAACCCAGATCACCTCTACCAGGCTGGGGTTAGGGTTGCAGCGCTGGGGGGAAGGTGCTTCTTTGGGCGGTTTGTGCCCCCTTGGCAGGAGGAgggcaggtttttttaaaaatacatgtgacctgtgacttttactaaatttaCTGTAACTGCTCCATAATTTCTGATACAAAATGCTGTGACAAATCTGCAGCCTGACTCAGGGAGGTTCTTGGATGCTCTAGAAGCAGGAGGGCTCTGAGTGTAACCCATCACAAACAGCCCCcatctgggggagggatagctcagcggtctgagcattggcctgctaaacccagggttgtgagttcaatccttgaggggactaTTTAGGGAaccagggcaaaaattggggattggtcctgcttcgagcagggggttggactagatgacctcacaaggtctcttccaaccctgatattctatgataccctatggtgtctgtgcagcgcctagcgCCTGTTCCCACGTGCGCCATGTACTTCTTGGGTCTTGTTTTAGGCTTAAATTGTAGCCTGCCCAGGATACAGGCAGCACTtgacacaatggggccctcatcCAGAACTAGGGGCTCTAAGTGCTAACAAACAGGGTCTGGGGTTTCTTTTCACACcaattttggttttatttcaaTCACAAGTTTTTATTTACATGTGGCTAATTAGTCACTTTCTCCTGTTTTGTAGCATGAGTCCTGTTCCCCAGTGTTTGCACTGTTTAAACTATATTGGTTTGAAACTGGCTGAGGGGCTACAATCCCCTCATGTGGATGCAGTGAGACTGGTATAAAGCTGCTTAGCACAATGTAGCTTATTCCTGCGGGGGAGTGAGTCTTTTTCAAGGAATTCCTTCTAAAGAAATCATTTACCTTTGGCCTCATGTTTCATTCTTTGTGCCAAACTAAATCTAAACTAAACCTAAAATCCTTAAGAGGGTGGGGGTTTGAGGGGATGACAAGTCACTCAGGGTTTGTGTGATGTAACCTAAAAAAACATGTTTGCATTGTTTTACAACCCAATCAGTGACACTGCTGAGCTGGAAGGGGTTAATGGCTGCCACACAGCAGGAACTTTGATCTACAGACCATCACAAACCTTGTTAAGGCTGAGGGCTGTGCTAAGCATGGACACTAAAGCTATGTAAATGACAAAGATTTTGTGTCACAGAGAGCGGTAGGGCAGGGGAGGTGACAAAGGccatcccaccccctctccctcgCATCCAGTCCATACACCAGGGTACTCCCAAATCCTGGCCCACAGGATGATTTTGTCTGGCCCCCAAACAGatctgctcccccccccagcagcagctgcctggaaCATGGGGCAGTTTTAGAGCATTACAGTGAAACGCTGTAAGTGCCTGAGACCTactctacaaaatggcatcctctatGTGGCATGAACTCACACTCATCATACGTGCCtgatcctgccctgccctgtgtcATTCCCAGCTTTCTCCTTGCTCACCAGGGACAAGTTTCTCCAGTTGAGAGGTCACATGTGAAGTgaagtggcagaggcagggtggggtgggaagctTGAGAAGACAGCGCCTTCTCTGCCAAGGGCCAGTGCTCTCCCAGGCTGCGAGCAGGTTTTTGCCCCTGGCTGAGCTATGTCTGTATCCAGGTGCCCAGGGCCATAGAGCATCAGCACAACAGCTTGAGTCAGGAGGGGCAGAAGCATGATACCCATCTGAAAAATCTCTAGGACACCCCTTGCCTTGATATGATTTTTTGAGGTGTTGGAAGCCTAGAAGAAGGTGATGTGGTCTATGGAACACCAGGCGTGTCTTTCTAGCCAGGTGTTCGTCTGACCCCCAGTGCCAGATCTACTGACACACACagatggattttatcctcacagtCCCAGTGCCCTCTCCATTACGCAGGTGGGGTAACTGAGGCATGGTGAAGCTGTAGTGATTCGCTTCTAGAACTGAATCAAGATCTTTTGAATCCTACTGCACTGTCCTACCCTCTAGGTCAGCCATTCTCCAATTGGGGTCCTGGGGTTCCGCAAGTCATGTCCCCCaccggccctgctgatcaactcctccccttccctcccagtgtctcctgcatgccccggaacagctgttcagtagcgagcaggaggcgctgggagggaggtggagtaGCGGGGATggggcgcgctcaggggagggagcagaaagaggaaggttaggagtggagtggggggcgggaagaggttgggtgggggcggggcctggggcgtAGCAGGGGTTGAACACCTCCAGGGAAAATTAGAACCTGGCTTGGGGGGTCCAcgaattttaaatcaaaatgagggtcctcgggttgctaaagtttgagaactgctgcactagGTAAATGCAGCCCCTAAATGCCTCTATAGACATCACTCTTTCCCTCAGCACCCTTCAAATCTCCCACCCCACATTGTCCCATATCACTATCCTACCCCTCTTCCAAGTTCATCACAGCCCCATCTCCAGTCCATTTCTTTGTCATGGCTTTGAGGCCCCATCATTTTTAGGTCCCATCCTAGGTCACAGATATCCAAGgagtaggaaagataggaagtatgacaGTAAGActccctggcttaaccaggagatcttcaatgacctgaaactcaaaaataaagtcatacaagaagtggaaactaggtcaaattacaaaggatgaatattaaaaaaacaaatccacaagcatgtagggacaaaattagaaaggccaaggcaaaaaaCAACATTAAACTAGCTAGTCATATAAAGGGGAACAAGAAAGCATTTCACAAATACATGGgaaacaagaggaagaccaaggacaggctAGGCCTATTACTAAATgaagagggaaagacaataagAGAAAACGCAGCAGTGGCTGAACTGTTAAATGcctcttttgtttcagttttcaccaaaaaagttagcTGTGATCGGTcaactaacatagtgaacatcagtggaaatggggtaggatctgagcctaaaataggaaaagaaataGCTATGAATTATTTAGAcatgttagatgtcttcaagtcagcagggcctgatgaaatacatgcTAGAATATTAAGGAAATGGAAGAAGAGATCTCTGAGAACTCGTGGAGGATGGTAGAGAAAcctgaagactggaaaagggcaaatatagtacctagcTACAGAAAGGGGATAAGGACAactcagggaattatagaccagtcagcttaagtTCAGTACCTGGAAACATAACAGAGCAAACAATCAAACATTCTacttgtaagcacctagaagaaaataaagtgtactcctgagggaattcagtgccaaaaaattaaaaattctccgccaaaaaaatgagaaattatgtgcacaatattttaaaattcagcaaattTTATTAGTCAATAAATacatgtggctccagcatggcagtggagaacacaggccactggctgcactaaggtgggagatcactctgaAGCCCTCACCTCCCACAGTACAGGGattcagcagtgaggctgcacctgtcCTTGACACAGtccaagggctgggcctgccccacaAACACCATGGGACCCTGCCACTCTGCGCCAGGTGAACCAGGTGTCGGTGGGCAGGCTCAGctcagcaggatccaagtgtggcaGGGCTTAATGTGGGGAGATCCAGATGTTGGGCCAGAGGTTTCTgtgagatctggatgcacaggaactcgttgtggggttctgggtgcaggggcaatgggactctggaGGAGATTCAGGTGaagatggttggggctcagcaggcgGGGTCTGGGTGGCTCGTCAGAATGGTCCAGATATAGAGGggtagggcttgtcagggtgagggtttgatgggcctgcttaacagggaagccccagctgctgctgaggggacGCTACATGCCAGGCTCCTGCTTCCCTCCACAATTCCATCCCctttttcttctccatccccctcccctcactcccacattcccctccccctacGCTATTACACCACCTTCCTTTCCCACCCCCTCACTCCCTGTTCCCTCCTTTCCGTCTCCCCCAACCCTTACCCAGCCTCACCGTGGGCACTCACTCTTGCACAGAAAATAGGAAGGTTCCCAGTACACAGAAGGGGAGCACGACTGGCAATAAGACCCAGGAGGCCAcattcagctgcagagtcagcagagctgagaggcagcctccttcagctgggcagcttcTGTGCTTGCAGAAAATAGTTGGGGGGGAGGCGCAGTGGCCCAAAACCCTGTGTGCCCCCCCATGCCTCACCTCTGTTGGGGGGGAGCAATCCCCCCCAAACAACTGCACACATGGTCACATTCCCATCCCCCGCACCTCCCACACCGTGGCTTCCCTGCCATTTTCTGCAGGGAGGCACAGGAATTCTGCGGGGGAGCTGTTTTCTGCGGGCGCACAGTCAAGCAGAATCTCCCCAGGAGTAAAagtaataagtaacagtcagcatggatttgtcaagaacaaattacaTCAAACCAACCTAACATCCTTTTCTGGCAgttaacaagccttgtagataggGCGGAAGCAGCAGATGTcacatcttgactttagtaaggcttttgatactgtcttatatgaccttctcataaacaaactagagaaacaTAGCTTAGACAaactgccataaatataaagggaagggtgaccacctttcagtatacagtgctataaaatccctcctggccagaggcaaaatcctttcacctgtaaagggttaagaagctacggtaaccccactggcacctgacccaaaatggccaatgaggggacaagattctttcaaatctggaggggggggaacaaagggttggtctgtctgtgtgatgcttttgccaggtacagatcaggaatgcaagccttacaactcctgtaaagttagtaagtaatctagctagaaaaggcgttagattttcttttgtttaatggcttgtaaaataagctgtgctggaaggaatgtgtattcctgtttgtgtgtctttttgtaacttaaggttttgcctagagggattctctatgttttgaatctgattaccctgtaaggtatttaccatcctgattttacagaggtgattcttttaccttttctttaattaaaattcttcttttaagaacctgattgatttttcattgttcttaagatccaagggtttgggtctgtgttcacctgtaccaattggtaaggattattatcaagccttccccaggaaagggagtgtaggggttgggggtggggggaatattttgggggaagacatctccaagtgggctctttccctgttctttgtttaaaacgcttgttggtggcagcatagtgttcaaggacaaggcaaagcttgtaccttggggaaggttttaacctaagttggtaaaaataacagcttagggggtctttcatgcaggtcctcacatctgtaccctagagttcagagtggggaaggaaccttgacacaagcctACTATAactgcacaactggttggaaaaccgcaCTCAGAGAGTAGTGGTTATGGTTCAAAATGAGCtggatcccacagggatctggcctgggtccagttctattcaacatcttcataaatgatttggcaACGGCATAGAGAATACAGTCAAAGTTTACAAACAATTTAAAGATGGGAGGTATTGCAAGCGTATTAGagcacaggattagaattcaaaatgatcttgacaaactggagaaatggttagaattaaataggattaaattcTATAAGACCATATGCCAAGTACTACACTTAGGTAGGAATAATCAAttacacaaatacagaatgggaaatgactgcctagcaaGGAGTACTGCAAGAAccatctggggttatagtggatcacaaactaaatatgagtcaacaatggaatagtttttttggggaaaaaaagcaaatattattctgggatgtattagcaggagtgctgcaaGCAAGatgcgagaagtaattcttccactctactcagcactgataaagcctcaactggagtactgtatccagttctggaccccacacttcagaaaagatatggacaaactggagaggatcagaggagagcaacaagaatgattaaagacctagaaaacatgacccatgagaaaaagattgaaaaaattgggtttgtttagtctggagaagagaagactgggggaggggggcagggggcacgaCCTGATAACAGCCTTTACATTCTCGAAGACTGTTACAAACAGGAGGGTGATAAACTGTTCTCCCAAGGCCagcacaagaagtaatgggcttaaatttcagcaagggagatttaggttagatattaggaaaaacttccaaactgtaagggtaattaagcactggaacaaattacctggggaggttgtggaatctccatctttggaggtttctaagaacagttTAGatagacacctgtcagggatggactactgtatatactcgttcattagcccgTCCGTTTATAAGCCAACCCCCCCAAGACggataggtaaaaatagcaaaaactgtatgacccgttcataagccgaccctatatttcaggggttggcaaactttggctcctggcccgttagggtaagccgctggcgggcctggacattttgtttacctggagcgttcacaggcacggagcccctcaactcccagtggccatggtttgccgttcccagccaatgggagctgtggaaagtggcgccacttcccgcagctcccattggctgggaacggcaaactgcagctacagggaactgaggggctcTGTGCCTGCAGATGCTCCAAGTAAAGAAAACGCCCCGACCCACCAGCGGCTTACTCTGATGGGCCAGGAGCCGAAGTTTTCTAATCCctgctatattttaaaagctggcatcacaagaaacactcaaaagttttgctagaattattttaatgtaatctaaCGAAAAACCTGTTGTTACAATAATAACTGAACAAATATGTACTCACCTTCAAAATTACAGTCAATATTTAAAATcagtaaatggatatttaaaacaaGTAACTTAGAACAATACGAgactttaaaaagtcttaaaatccTTCGAAGTCTGAATCAGCCTCTGATTCACCAAAC comes from Lepidochelys kempii isolate rLepKem1 chromosome 6, rLepKem1.hap2, whole genome shotgun sequence and encodes:
- the LOC140913662 gene encoding uncharacterized protein, encoding MAAAGPAQLRVAFEEVALYFTREEWELLSRPEKQLYRDQMLRNYRALVSLGYSGSTPDIIHQIELGEPELWTWDAENSRQSSGPESPSSAGLRIPGGTRTQSECGESAAGKDPTSHRGICAQDTVHPRGKLSQRLDLAAHQRLPMGQRPHRCINCGKRFSNSSALTQHQRTHAGEMHRCADCGRSFRQFSILRIHRRTHTKERLYCCTDCGKGFARSSNLRIHQRTHTGERPYHCGDCGKNFAESSTLRRHRRIHTGERPYHCADCGKSFARNSSLRTHQRTHTGERSYHCADCGKSFARNSSLRTHQRAHTGEWSYHCADCGKVFSSAKTLTLHQPMHTGERPHRCADCGKGFGRSSHLRTHQRTHTGERPHRCADCGKGFAQISHLRVHQRTHTGERPHRCADCGKGFAQIAHLRAHQRAHTKERPHHCADCSKGFAESSKLKRQQRTHTGKQSHRCADCGKGFAESSHLRRHQRTHTGERPHRCADCGKGFAQIAHLRAHQRTHTGERPHRCANCGKGFVQISHLRVHQRTHTGERPHHCADCGKGFIQISHLRVHQFTHTGERPHHCADCGKGFVQISHLRRHQCTHQGVAAPL